A genomic segment from Ptychodera flava strain L36383 chromosome 8, AS_Pfla_20210202, whole genome shotgun sequence encodes:
- the LOC139138325 gene encoding transmembrane prolyl 4-hydroxylase-like encodes MAPSQRLSVFCVVALGCFAYACLAKEHDHADMYKEPAKGEGHCLKEDADGKCLEEPEEVPRLDGIAVGFYRTLAIEAEETHFMKTLSMAPLILEIDDFLTSKECDHLIKMAKDQGLEDTINSAATSPKERIHVSDFNSDGQLDTNEMRISLEDNFDVYLCEEDVLNVYKELRMDTNGDNLISKAELDEVTLSNFRDFVLHYVNEHPVCQPRRSKEAKIAINGTKDGVFAKIEQRILRALRLRNAAVETDSELLVMKFEQEGHENAHIDSAPILERLPCCHKTDSEVCRDCRYATVQLHLSNVEEGGEAAFPVANNDTYSPKDLRLGNKRNLRKFCEESNLRVTPKKGKAVIWYNHFPSGDTGEVGEIDDRTWNGQCAVTKGEKWLAKLWININTYVEPEPEPEEDDVEETEEDPKPE; translated from the exons ATGGCTCCTTCACAGCGCCTTTCTGTCTTCTGCGTGGTGGCATTGGGTTGTTTCGCGTACGCATGTCTTGCCAAGGAACACGACCATGCCGATATGTACAAAGAACCAGCCAAAGGGGAGGGACACTGCCTTAAAGAGGACGCCGATGGAAAATGTTTGGAAGAGCCGGAAGAGGTGCCGAGACTTGACGGTATAGCG GTCGGTTTCTACAGGACACTGGCAATCGAAGCAGAAGAAACGCACTTTATGAAAACACTGAGCATGGCTCCGTTGATACTTG AAATCGACGACTTTCTGACCAGCAAAGAATGCGATCACCTCATTAAGATGGCAAAGGACCAAGGATTAGAGGACACGATCAATTCAGCGGCCACTTCTCCAAAAGAGCGAATTCACGTCAGTGATTTCAACAGTGACGGTCAACTGGATACAAATGAG ATGAGGATATCTTTAGAAGATAACTTTGACGTTTATCTGTGTGAGGAGGACGTACTAAATGT GTACAAAGAACTGAGAATGGATACAAATGGAGACA ATCTAATCAGCAAAGCCGAGTTAGATGAGGTGACATTATCAAATTTCCGTGATTTCGTTCTACATTACGTCAACGAACACCCAGTTTGCCAGCCAAGGAGAAGCAAAGAAGCCAAGATTGCCATCAACGGTACCAAAGACGGCGTCTTCGCAAAAATAGAGCAAAG AATACTGAGAGCTTTGCGGCTGCGCAATGCTGCCGTAGAGACTGACAGTGAGCTGCTGGTGATGAAGTTCGAGCAGGAGGGACATGAAAATGCACACATTGACTCTGCTCCAATTCTAGAACGATTACCATGTTGCCACAAGACTGATTCTGAAGTGTGCCGGGATTGTAG GTATGCTACTGTACAATTGCATCTGAGTAACGTGGAAGAGGGAGGCGAGGCAGCCTTTCCGGTCGCTAACAATGACACATACTCTCCCAAA GATCTCCGTTTGGGGAACAAACGGAATCTTAGGAAATTCTGCGAGGAATCTAACCTCCGTGTGACACCAAAGAAGGGCAAGGCCGTGATCTGGTACAATCATTTCCCCAGTGGAGACACTGGTGAAGTCGGCGAGATCGACGATAGAACATGGAATGGGCAGTGTGCGGTCACTAAGGGCGAAAAATGGCTAGCAAAACTTTGGATAAACATCAACACTTACGTTGAGCCAGAACCAGAACCAGAAGAAGATGATGTCGAAGAAACAGAAGAAGATCCCAAGCCAGAGTAG